One segment of Fusarium oxysporum f. sp. lycopersici 4287 chromosome 7, whole genome shotgun sequence DNA contains the following:
- a CDS encoding hypothetical protein (At least one base has a quality score < 10), whose protein sequence is MLIYKDILTGDELISDSYDLKEVDGIVYEADCAMIEEGGLNVDIGANASAEEAAEDVDDQVVKVNNIVSSFRLQETSFDKKSYLTYLKGYMKAVKAALQEKGAPAEEITAFEKGAQNYVKNVVLAKFKDFEFLTGESMNPDGMYVCPLVPSLCSLGDYLSIGCPPQLP, encoded by the exons GATATCCTCACTGGTGACGAGCTCATCTCCGACTCCTACGATCTCAAGGAGGTCGATGGCATCGTCTACGAGGCCGACTGTGCCATGATCGAGGAGGGTGGTCTTAACGTCG ATATCGGTGCCAACGCTTCCGCCGAGGAGGCTGCCGAAGATGTCGATGACCAGGTCGTCAAGgtcaacaacatcgtcagCTCCTTCCGTCTCCAGGAGACCTCTTTCGACAAGAAGAGCTACCTCACCTACCTCAAGG GTTACATGAAGGCTGTCAAGGCTGCTCTCCAGGAGAAGGGTGCTCCCGCCGAGGAGATCACTGCCTTCGAGAAGGGTGCCCAGAACTATGTCAAGAACGTCGTCcttgccaagttcaaggacttCGAGTTCCTTACTGGCGAGTCCATGAACCCCGACGGAATGTACGTTTGCCCCTTAGTACCGAGTCTGTGTTCATTAGGAGACTACTTATCTATAGGGTGTCCTCCTCAACTACCGTGA